The sequence TTGTTATAGGTACACCTACAACAGCGGTATTCATTTTGAAAAAGCGCTAGTATAGGTCTTGAAACGGTTGATGAAGAATGTCccaacacttaaaaaaaaaggttggaaTAGGGTCTCAAAATCGCCGGGACCTATACCGGCAGTTTTAAAAGTGCCGGTGTAGGTTAGGCGGACCTATTACCACACTCGTTGCGCAGTGCTACAAGGCGATGAGAAAAAAAGTGTCAAGATAAATCATTTTAGGCTATATCGACAATTTTTGGTGTTATTTTGGTGCTTTAAAAACGCTGGGATAGCCCCTTTTATGTAGTGTGGGATCAttccccccaaattttttactttgaaactaatttgtttcattagtttttatgagtcatcatatcttattttatttacttttccgctgCATGATATGTATGATGAATGTTTAACCTAAGATTTACATAATTGACTTAAGTGACAATTTGGCAATAAAATTAAGTTAAACATTGTATGttaaggagtctaaaaactaacaaagaTGTTGAATAAACTTATAACCATTAATTATAATCAAgcttgtagccaaactttgtcttttttaaaaactttatacAAATAACCTATGACAAATAAATGATTCCAAATGCTATATACAAACCAGGGTTGTCCAACAGGTCCAGGACCCGACCAAACCGACCGACCCGAAGCCCAACAGGTCAACCCGAAGCCCAACAGGTCAACCCGAAGCTCATGATTGGTCAGGTTCGGGTCCTTCTTTGAGAAAACCGAATATTCGGTTCGGATAGCAGGTTAAGGGTTTAAAAACCCGTATAACCTGACCCGACTGAAAGttttagagtaaaaaaaaattatgtatatatatatctcgGTTATTTTGAGGTGAGCATGTGAGATTGAGGGATGATAAGACTAAAGCACTGTCAAATTGAGAACTGCACGGCATCTAGAGTCTTCCacgcaaaagaaaaaaatcaaatcagcaAAGCAAAAATCAAATCACTAGAAGTTCAGAACGACTAAAATTGAAATGGAAATCAGTCCTCCAGAGTTCCACACGCAAGCCTCAGTCTTCAATCCCATCTCAGACTTCTCCCTGTTCTCAGTATCTCACTCTCTCATAAATCAAAATCTCACTCTCAATCTCAGTCTCCATTCTCTCTACTCTTAATCTCAAGTCTCTCTAGTCTCAAGTCTCAACCCTTCACTCCATACCCTCCACAATCCACACTCCTTTCCAAACCCTAGTTATTGTCGCCACCACGTCATCACCACACTCACGGCATCGCCTCACTTTCCACCATGGGTTAAGCTTTCTCATGCTCACGGATCAGCTTCTTCGTCTCAAGACTCTCAGgtatattttcttcctttttcatctatctttttctctattttgagaTATGGGTTTTTCCTCTTGTTCAATTTACTGAAAACTTAAAGATCATAGTTGTGAGAAATTGTTTAGCCATACTGCCATAGAGTTGCATGTGCTTGATTCCACTTCGAAACATAGTATTCGATGTAGTcactctctctagtctctataCTTTTCTATTTGATTCAAAGATTAGGGAACCAAAATAGACCAAGTGATTATGAAACCCTAATTGTCTTGATTTGATTTGTTAGCTCAAAGATGAACCCCTAATTTGAGTGTGCTCCTTTGTGttctttttcttagtttttatcCTATGTAGGCTAGACCGTGTGGTGGTCCTGTATGTATCTGTCCaattttgttgcttttttttttttttagtgagtaATATACTTCTATAAGTTTTATCTTCActgttaaaatttataaaaaaataaaaaaaaagatgaaccCCTAATTTTAAAAGATGAAATCctaacacatttttattttgttaatttgattgTATGTTATTGCTAATTTGTTTGATTCATTTTGTTTTCCTaatttaagaaattgaaatcGTAATTTTATACAGGAGTTGAAATTTGTTCAAGTAGGCTACTCTTTTTGCTTCATCTTGAATCCCTAACAGCTAAGGATTCTCTAAGATATCATTTATCTTCAGttgtttctcttttaacttcttgttgtttgtttgttactttgttgttgtttgttgctGCTTTGACCTACTGTTGTTGTTGTGTCACTTGTGTGTGTTCTTGTTATTGGGTTAATAGTATCACTATTATGGTAGTTTTCTGATGCTTAAATTTGATGTCTTTAAGTTATAGAACCCTCTAGTTATGCACCCTCTTCCCAAACATCACCTACTGCCCAAGTTGAATCTACTGCCACTCCAACTAATGCTAAGGTTCCCCCATTTCCACCTAAAGGTAAGGGCAAGGTGTGTAATAATAGGAAAAAGTCTACTGCTTGGgaccattttgaaaaaaatagatattGGTGAGGGTCATTTTAAGGCTGTTTGCAATTATTGTCAAAAAACTTATCTAGCTGATAGTAAGGGGCATGGTACtactaatttattgaatcaGACGACAATTTGTATTAAGAACCCTAATAGAGATGCACTTAAAGGGCAACAAACCTTAGCATTTGAGCCTAAAATGGATGGGGAGGACGGGTTTCAGCTTGTACTAACAGCCTTTAGTGTTGAGGCTTTTAGAAAGGCACTCGCTGAAATGGTTATAATAGATGAGTTGCCTTTTAGGTTTGTTGAATGGTATTggtttcaaagatattcaacaatttcaaagatattcaacaaCCTTACAACCTAAGTTGTGAATTAGGGATATCCCATCTCGTCAAACTATGGCTAGGGATGTGATTGGCATTTAtggtgttgagagagagaaactaagaGGGGCCTTGAAGGGTCGTAAGGTGTGTCTTACTACGGACATATGAACTagtattcaaaatttgaattatatgtCCCTTATATGTCATTTTATTGATGATGATTGGAAGTTGCATAAGAgaattctaaatttttgtaaAGTTGAAGACCATAAGGGGAGACTATAGGTAGAAAGATTGAGATGTGTTTGCGTGAGCGGGGTATCAATGGCATATTCACTTTAACAATGGACAATGCTAGCTCAAATGGTGCCACCATTAAATGGCATATTCACTTTAACAGTAGACAATGCTAGCTCAAATGGTGCCACCATTAAGTTTTTGCAAACTGTAACTAAAGATTAGAAGGGGACTGCTTTAGAACATGAGTTCTTACACATAAGGTGTTGTGCACATATTCTAAATCTGATTGTGGGGGATGGTTTGAGAGAAATTGATGCATCCATTGCTAAGGTGTGTGAAGCTGTGAGGTATGTGAAGTCCTCACCAAAtaggaatcaaactttttatGGGTTTTATGGAGAGATTAGGTATTGAGTCTAAGTCTCTTCTTTGACTAGATGTACCAACTATGCGGAACTCTACCTATCTCATGTTAGAAACCATagaaaaatttgagaaagtgtTCATACAAATGGACTTTGAGGATGATAATTATTCTTCATACTTTATGAACAATGAGAATAGTGGTGATATGGGATCTCCTAGTGGTATTGATTTCCAAAATTGTAGGacatttgtgggttttttgaaacttttttacaatGCAACGAAAAAGTTTTCAGGTTCTTTGTATGTTACTACAAACACCTTTTTTGATGAGATGTTTTTCATTCAAGAGAATATTGCCCATTTAAGTAAATCTCAAAACCACCTCTTGAAAAACATGGCAACTAAAATGGAATCTAAGTTTGATAAGTATTGGGGGAAAGTGGATAAAAGTAATCATCTTTTGTATGTGGCTGTGGTTCttaatccaagaaagaagttgaggtttttgaagttttctttttctgaaatttatgGGAATGAAGTGGCTGATGAGATGATTGAATTGGTGAGGGGTAACTTGGTCAAGTTGTATGATTATTACTCTTGTGTTGATTCTCCAAATGTACAAGCACTAAGTGGGAGTGAGAGGACACACATAGAAGGTGAGTCAATTGGTTGTAGTGATCCATATGTGATGGTTAATTCTAGGTTTGAGCGTTTCTTGGAGGCTGAGCAATTCATAGGGTGTAGCAAtgagattgaaaaatatttgggtgaaaattgtgaaatttgaaGGGGGATGTGAAATTTGAGATATTGGGGTGGTGGAAGACCAATTCAAATAGGTATCAAGTGCTGTTCAAATTAGCTAGGGATGTACTGGCTGTACCTATTTCTACTGTTGCTTCTGAGTCGACATTTAATTCTAAAGGACGCATACTTGATCCATTTCGGAGTTCACTCTTTCCACTCATGGTTCAAAATCTTGTTTGTGCACAAGATTGGCTTCAAGCCTTGGTTCCAATTTCTTTTCACAAATCAAAAGATGAGTTAGAGGCCTTGGAAGAtgaatttcatgattttggtAATATTTTAACTACCAAACTTTTTGTCTATTAAGTGCTATTAAGTGTGTCTTATtcaaatgaaatttaatataatagccttcatttctttctcttttctagtTATAAGTCAAGCAGCAGCAAGTGGTGGAAGTTCAAGCTCAAACAAAGGTATCTCAATTAGTGTTGATGACTAATCACTAACTGGGTAAGTTTCTGCCCTTACTGTTATTTCTATTGAGTTTGGTTTTGCCCTCTCTATTGTTTTTGGTTATTACTATTCTGTATCTTTTGGTCTTGTCCTTATATTTCTATTGATAAATATCTTTTTGCCCATTTTCTTGTAGGAGGAAGGACACATTTTGTATAGGAGGCAAATTTTTGGATATATTTTGGAAGCTTTTGGACATATTGTTTTTctaacttataatttataaatcaacTATTGCTTATAGGAAAGAAAACTTATTAAGTttataggttttcttttctataagtcATGGACTTAACTATAGCGCGGTTGCTCTTTAAAGCTTTAgaaaagctattttttggaaatacttaGGTATTTCATAATTGTAACTAATTATAACTAGCTACTACATTGGTAGTTTACTGCCTTACACACTTGTAGTAATTGCCTTTCTGCCTTCTCTGACtctatgaaaatattgtaaggTGCTCTTATTATCTTTTGTTGCCATACTTATGGTGTGGTTGTGATTGATTTATTTCTTGGAATTTGTTTGCTGGCTTGTGTTACATGTATGGAATGGTTGGCACAACTTGGCAGGTTTAATAGGTTGAGATGGGCTTTTGTACTTATTAGACtttcttgatttgtttttggatttttaaggtACTACCTAGGTCTTAAGGCTAaggcattttgaaaaatatttctttcttatatTGTGTGATTTTAACAAGTGGTTAGAAAGTGATATTATGTGTATTTTTATGTACTGCCCAGGTCTTAAGGCTAaggcattttgaaaaatatttctttcttgtATTGTGTGATTTTAACAGATGGTTAGAAAGTGATATTATGTGTGATTTTATGTGCTTGCTAATTTTCCTGGGTTTTTACGTGTTATTTAATGTATTTGTTGTCATTATATGTGAGTTGGAAACATTAAATTTGGATTGATAAGGCCTAGAAGCCCAAAAGATTCAAAGTTGTGTAGTGTATACAAGCTGAGCTTGAAGGCCTAATTTGAAATAAAGGATGTGAAAAGAGGCccatatgatatatatatatatatatatatggttcaaaaatatataaatctttGTTAAAAGTAAGCCCATTAATTTGGGCCTAAAAGGCCTGtcaaaaattgagttaaaaaaaattcatgtaaaTCCACAAAATTGGCCCAATTTGAAGTCTAAACCCGTCTAACTGACGAATTCGACCCATTTAATTGATAACTCGAACCACCGGGTCCATCCCATATATTCGTTCGATTGTAGGTCACATTTTTGGTAACCCGACCTAGTCGAATCGAGTCCAAATCAAGTCCAAACTCAAGCCAACCCGACCCAAGAACAGCCTAATTACAAACTTATTGTATTTATTTAGTTAGACttatgtgtgtctatatatatatatatatatatatatatatatataacaaaaacaaaaagtgccTACAGTAAATAATGTAGTTTTCTGTAGTCTGTATAGAAATAGACCTAGAAGGCAGGCCTAAGATGTGGCATGCACGTTTTATGTCagatatgatatgatatttgATATCTACTCCAAGCCAAGAGACCTTTTCTAAGGATTATAGCCAAGAGAACTTTCATCAGATTTGGTTCTACCAAGACAGCTTTATATCGTCCTAGTCTCTTTTCGTCGGCAAAGTCCATccaaatttgtggagaatgctaTCTTCCACGtacatgtatatgtatatatatatatatatatatatatatatatatatatattaattactcgTAAACGTGCGGGCGCTTGCTGTTGcaatgtttaaactttaaacatccagattttactttttattatggAGAAAGCAGTACCATAAAGAGtcatattcttataaaatataataataaaaggaacaAATCGTATAATGTAACAaccatcaaatataaaataataacacCTAAGTGAAAAATACTAATTGTGTTaaagaatatatttttattgtatcCTTATTCTTGTTTgtcattgttttttattaaaatatttagttcTTCAGAGCTTGTTACTCGAGACAATGTAACGTACAATTGGTCATGACTGAACATTAGACTTTGCGAGTAGAGGCCAATGTTGTTTAGAATTTGtcattgactttttttttctttttctttttctttttttttttttaattattgccACGGCATAACAGATCTTTAAAGAAAATTGTCTTCTTTTTAGGATGAATGGTCTCTTGCACAAATATTCAATTCTTGAGTAGTGTTTTTTTGCCTTTTGGAGATTGAATTGGTGGCTCTTTGACGTCGTTCATAATGAATCTTCGTCTTAATCTTGCACTTCTTGTTATTTACAAGTTGTtcaactattttaagaaaaataaaaagtttatgccaaaaaactattaattattgGACTCAAAACACTTGAAGCAGATGAGTTTGTAATTCGCTACCaatttattatgtaaaataaatgtATGACCATATTGGTACCTTCTGTTGAAAGAAGAGTTGATTCTTGAATTGTGATTCATTGTCTTTTCTTGGCTGAATCTACAGATCTTGATTGTTGTAAATTCATGATTAATCTTCATTTTAATCTTgcaactctttttattttagtattgtTCAACTATCTAacccaaaactaaaaaataaaggcaaactGCTATGGTATACACAACCAAACTAATCGTATGTATATTTGAAAGACAAATCAAGTGCATGTAGAGTGTAAAAAATCTTGTAATTCAAAGTGAGACTAATAAATCAAGAAATAAGCTTTTATGATTTCAAGAAATTAATATAGCAATAGCCAGCAAGTCAAGTTGAATATAAAATAACCTCACAGATTTagtaaataaatacatttatgcGTACCCGAGTGATTCTATTGAGAGCATTGAAAGACGCAAAACGCCAAGGAGACGGATTTTATGAATGATTGAGAAAAATTGGTGGCACTCTATTTGTTGTTCTTCTCtggtttatatattattattagcatTGAATGTTAGTAGCTCAAA is a genomic window of Quercus lobata isolate SW786 chromosome 2, ValleyOak3.0 Primary Assembly, whole genome shotgun sequence containing:
- the LOC115962808 gene encoding zinc finger BED domain-containing protein RICESLEEPER 1-like, encoding MRNSTYLMLETIEKFEKVFIQMDFEDDNYSSYFMNNENSGDMGSPSGIDFQNCRTFVGFLKLFYNATKKFSGSLYVTTNTFFDEMFFIQENIAHLSKSQNHLLKNMATKMESKFDKYWGKVDKMADEMIELVRGNLVKLYDYYSCVDSPNVQALSGSERTHIEGESIGCSDPYVMGDVKFEILGWWKTNSNRYQVLFKLARDVLAVPISTVASESTFNSKGRILDPFRSSLFPLMVQNLVCAQDWLQALVPISFHKSKDELEALEDEFHDFVISQAAASGGSSSSNKGISISVDD